The Streptococcus respiraculi sequence TCCTTGCCCTGCAATATCAGGAGCAGACCCATGAATTGGCTCATAAAGACTCGCTCCTGTTCCGTGACTGGCAGACGGCATAACTCCCAGCGTGCCTGATAAGACACTGGCCTCGTCTGACAAAATATCGCCGAATAGGTTTTCTGTTACCAACACGTCGAATCTAGCAGGATTAGTAATCATAATCATGGCTGCGCTATCGACCAATTGATGCTCCAAGGTCACATCAGGATAGTCTTGGGCAATACGATCCGCTACTTTTCGCCACAATTTTGAAGTAGCAAGGACATTTTGCTTGTCAATACTGGTCACTTTTTTCTTGCGCGTCCGAGCTAGTTCAAAGGCCTTGCGCAAAATCCGCTCGATTTCAAAAGTCTGATATTCGTTGACATCACGCGCGACCTCTTCTTCTAACTCATGCTCTCCGAAATAGATCCCCCCTGTCAGCTCACGTACCACCACAAAATCCACATCGGCAATTCGCTCCTCTTTTAAAGGCGAGAGATGCTTCAAAGCAGGGAAAATGGTAACAGGACGAATATTGGCATAGAGTCCTAGTTCCTTACGAAGTAAGAGCAGACCTTCTTCTGGTCGGACAGGAGCGCCATCGTACTGAGGACTGCCAATCGCAGCCAGCAAGACCGCATCGGCTTTTTGACAAGCCTCCAGAGTATCGGGAGGAAGCGGGTGTCCCTTGGAATCAATTCCTGCACCACCAAAGACTTTTTCGACCACTTCAACCTCAAAGGAAAGGCTTGTCTTGACTGCTTCTAAAACTGCTAAACCTGCCGCCATAATTTCAGGACCAATGCCATCTCCAGCAAGGGCAACGATTGTTTGTTTCATAGGCTCCTCCTTAATAGTCCATCATATCACGATAGGATACCGTATGCCCAATCGTTCCTTCATTTTCTTTTTGGACAAAGATATTGGCATGGATATAGGCAATGGCGCTAGCTTTCAAGACATCGAAATCGAGACCAGACGCATTGAAAATCGTCTCTGTCGCTTGATTTTCAACCGTCACAAGTACCCGCGCTTGCGAGTCAATACCGTCTGTCACCGCCTCAATATTGTAAGACAAGAGCTTGGCTTCTTGATGGAAAAATTCATCAATGGCATTAAAAATCGCCTCAACACTACCCTTACCAGTTGCCTGACATTCTACCTGCTCACCTTGGACATTGACCAAGCGAACCATAGCCACCATGTGCTCACCGTCGACTGCAAGGGTCAAGTCCTCAAAGTGGAAACCTTCTGGATTTTCCACAGTAACACCTGCAATCAAGGCCCGAATATCAGCGTCTGTGATTTCTTGTTTCTTATCTGCCAAGGCCTTGAACTTGCTGAAGAGTTCCGTGATTTCCACATCGTCAAATTCCAGTGCTAATTCCTTCAATTTCTCCACAAAGGCATGGCGACCAGACAATTTTCCTAGCGGTAAACTGTTGCTCTTGACACCGACTAATTCTGGCGTAATGATTTCATAGGTAAGAGGATTTTTAAGTACGCCGTCTTGGTGAATACCTGATTCGTGCGAGAAGGCGTTACCACCCACCACAGCCTTGTTCTTCGGAATGGTAATACCAGAAAAACGTGACACCATTTCAGAGGTGTTCATCGTTTCGTTGAGGACAATATCGGTCTTAACCTGATAATAGTCCGCACGAATATTGAGTGCAACGGCAACTTCTTCCAAAGCCGCATTTCCTGCTCGCTCACCGATGCCGTTAATCGTGCCTTCCACGCGCCCTGCCCCATTTTTAATAGCTGAAAGACTGTTTGCCACTGCCATACCAAGGTCATCGTGACAATGAGGACTAAAGATAATCTCATGATCTGACGTGACATGCTCAATTAGATACTGAAAGATCTGCCCGTATTCCTCAGGCGTAGTGAAGCCGACCGTATCAGGGATATTGATGTAGGTCGCACCCGCATCCACTGCCGTTTGCACAACTTCTAGGAGAAAATCAAGCTCTGTCCGCGTGCCGTCTTCAGGTGAAAACTCGACCACCTCGAATTTTGAACGAGCATAGCTGACATATTCTCTGATGTTAGTAAGAATTTCTTCCTTGGTCTTTTTCAGCTTAAACTCACGGTGAATAGGACTGGTTGCGATAAAGACATGGATTTGCGGATACTTAGCATCTTTTAGAGCCTCATAGCAAGCATCGATGTCTGATTTAACCAAACGAGCAAGACCTGTAACAGCAGTTGTTTTCATCGCTTTTGCGATTTCGTTAACTGCGGTAAAGGAATCAGGGCTAGCTGCAGGAAAACCTGCTTCAATAGCTGAAATCCCCCATTTTTCTAACTGCTTAGCAATGGCAATCTTTTCCTTAATCGAAAAATTCACTCCTGGTGTCTGCTCGCCATCACGAAGACTAGTATCAAGAAATTCAATTGTACGCATAATCTACTCCTCTTTCTTCATAAATAAAAACATCTCACTTGGCCAAGCGAGATGTTTGCCCGCTTGGTAAGCCAAACAGGACTAATGCTGGTATGCACTAGCCCCCTCGTCGCAACAATAGGTTCATAGACGAAACGAGTTTCATTTGACGTTCTCCTTGTAGATGAATGATACTATCATACCATTTTTCGACAGTTATTGCAACAATTTTCTGTATTGTTCCAATTATCTGATAATTTATTAAAAATAAAGAAGCGAAAACTCCGCCTCTTTTGTCCTGCTCTTTCCTAACCACGGCTGCGCAGGATACTGTCCACCTTGGTGTTGATTAGATCGATTGCGACGACATTAGACACTCCTTCTGGAATCACAATGTCAGCATAGCGCTTGGTTGGCTCGATAAACTGATGATACATGGGTTTTACCACACCTAGGTACTGCTCAATCACGCTATCTAGGCTACGCCCCCGCTCTTCCATATCCCGCTTAATCCGACGGATAATCCGCACATCATCATCGGTATCTACAAAAATCTTAATGTCCATTAAATCACGCAGGCGTTTATCTTCTAGGACAAGAATGCCCTCTACGATAAAGACGTCCTGCGGTTCTTGATGGTAGGTCTTGTCTGATCGAGTATGCTGGGTATAGTCATAAATCGGGATATCGACTCCACGACCTGCCAACAATTCACTGAGATGATAAATCATCAAATCTGTATCAAAGGCTAGGGGGTGGTCATAGTTGGTCAAAATCCGCTCTTCAAAAGTCAAATGCGATTGATTTTTGTAGTAGGAATCGTGTTCAATCATTGAAATGCGGGCATTGGGGAAATTATTCAAAATGGCGCGTGAAACACTGGTTTTTCCGCCTCCTGATCCACCAGTTACGCCAATAATAATCGGTTTTTGTGCCATGGGTCACTCCTCATTTGTATTCAACCTATTGTACCATAAAATGAGCTTCCCGTGTCAAACAATTTCTACGTCCAACATTCTCTCTTCATTCATGGTATAATAGTCTTATCAATGAATTGTATTTCAACAAAGTGAGTTCACGATGAGGCTGGGCAAAAAGTACCCAACCTCCTTAGTATGATAGTTTAAACAGCTTAACGCATACAGAAAAGAAAGGAAATCGTATGTTACAACTAGGCATTATTGGAACAGGAGCAATTGCACATCATTTTATCGCAGCAGCTCATGAAACAAAAAAATACCAACTCTCAGCCATCTATTCACGGACCATGGAAAGTGCACACGCATTTGCAGACCGCTATGACACAGATATTCAGCTTTACACAGATATGGAGGAATTTCTAACTAGCCCTATTGATATTCTTTATATCGCAAGTCCTAACTCTCTCCACTATGGGCAAGCCAAAGCTGCACTTCTAGCAGGAAAACACGTCATCATCGAAAAACCAGCAGTCACACGACCAGAAGAATGGGCTGATTTGGTGGCAATTTCCAAAGAAAAGCAAGTCTTTGTTTTTGAAGCCGCTCGCA is a genomic window containing:
- the leuB gene encoding 3-isopropylmalate dehydrogenase gives rise to the protein MKQTIVALAGDGIGPEIMAAGLAVLEAVKTSLSFEVEVVEKVFGGAGIDSKGHPLPPDTLEACQKADAVLLAAIGSPQYDGAPVRPEEGLLLLRKELGLYANIRPVTIFPALKHLSPLKEERIADVDFVVVRELTGGIYFGEHELEEEVARDVNEYQTFEIERILRKAFELARTRKKKVTSIDKQNVLATSKLWRKVADRIAQDYPDVTLEHQLVDSAAMIMITNPARFDVLVTENLFGDILSDEASVLSGTLGVMPSASHGTGASLYEPIHGSAPDIAGQGIANPVSMILSVAMMLRETFGELAVARQIEDAVAASFTQGILTRDLGGNASTQEAVDAIIRYL
- the udk gene encoding uridine kinase, yielding MAQKPIIIGVTGGSGGGKTSVSRAILNNFPNARISMIEHDSYYKNQSHLTFEERILTNYDHPLAFDTDLMIYHLSELLAGRGVDIPIYDYTQHTRSDKTYHQEPQDVFIVEGILVLEDKRLRDLMDIKIFVDTDDDVRIIRRIKRDMEERGRSLDSVIEQYLGVVKPMYHQFIEPTKRYADIVIPEGVSNVVAIDLINTKVDSILRSRG
- a CDS encoding 2-isopropylmalate synthase, giving the protein MRTIEFLDTSLRDGEQTPGVNFSIKEKIAIAKQLEKWGISAIEAGFPAASPDSFTAVNEIAKAMKTTAVTGLARLVKSDIDACYEALKDAKYPQIHVFIATSPIHREFKLKKTKEEILTNIREYVSYARSKFEVVEFSPEDGTRTELDFLLEVVQTAVDAGATYINIPDTVGFTTPEEYGQIFQYLIEHVTSDHEIIFSPHCHDDLGMAVANSLSAIKNGAGRVEGTINGIGERAGNAALEEVAVALNIRADYYQVKTDIVLNETMNTSEMVSRFSGITIPKNKAVVGGNAFSHESGIHQDGVLKNPLTYEIITPELVGVKSNSLPLGKLSGRHAFVEKLKELALEFDDVEITELFSKFKALADKKQEITDADIRALIAGVTVENPEGFHFEDLTLAVDGEHMVAMVRLVNVQGEQVECQATGKGSVEAIFNAIDEFFHQEAKLLSYNIEAVTDGIDSQARVLVTVENQATETIFNASGLDFDVLKASAIAYIHANIFVQKENEGTIGHTVSYRDMMDY